The genomic region GAAAGTCATAGCATATACCTTATCTTCTTCTATTTTTCTTACAAGTTCATAACCACTTAGAATATTGGACCATTGGTCACTTCCACCTAATTGAAGACGACAGTTATGATCTCTGTATAATTTTAAGAAATCATAAGATTGCATAAGCATATAGCTAAATTCAAAGAAAGTAAGCCCTTCTTTTAATCTATTTTTATAGCAATCAAAAGTTAACATACGATTAATAGAAAAATGTACTCCTACTTCCCTCATAAAGTCTAAGAAATTTAATTTTGTTAACCAATCATTATTATTTAATATCAAAGCTTTATCTACATTAAAATCAATAAATCTGGAAAGTTGTTTTTTAAATTTCTTAGCATTATTATTAATAGTTTCTTTTGTTAGCATTTTTCGCATGTCAGTTCTTCCAGAAGGGTCACCTATTAAAGTAGTTCCCCCACCTAATAGAGCTATAGGCTTATGGCCTGCTTTTTGCATATGCATCATGACCATAATTTGAACAAAATGACCCAAGGTTAAACTATCAGCTGTTGCATCAAAGCCTATATAAAAGGTAACTGGTTCACTACCTAAAAGATCTTTTAGTTCATCTTCGTAAGTTGCTTGGTCAATATAGCCCCTTTCTTTCAAAATATTAAATACATTAGTCAATTTATTCACCCTCTTTTTAAATTTTTACACAAAAAAAGGATGTCTCCTCGCTAAAGGACGAGAAGACACCCGTGGTACCACCTTAATTTGCATTTATTTAAAATGCCTTAATATCATTTATCGTATGACAGCCGCAATGGTTTCCCATTGAAACTCCAGAAGCGTAATTCACCTTTAACAATTAAAGGCTACTAATTCTTTCATCGTTTACTATTTGATTATACTACATAATATTATAATCTAAGTACATTTGTCAAGGGTGAAAAGAGATAATTAATCTTCTAAAGTAACTTCTGCACTATTTTCCCATAGTCCATGAATGTTGCAATAGCTTAAAGCATAGATAGTTCCTGGTTTATCAACTGTAGTTTTTAAAACTACATGGGGTTCATTATATATATCGTTTTCACCATGAGCCATAAAATTAGAACTTCCAATTTCTACTGGGAACTTAGCCCCTTCAGGTTTATAAAATACTCTAAGCCAAGAAATATGATGTTCTAGTGTATTTGGATGAGGAATTTCGTCCCCTATAGATACTTTTATTTCAAAAGGTTCATCCTTTTTTACTTTTTCCGGTGCATTAATAACGGGAACGTGTTTTTCGCCTTTCCAATCTCCACTTTGAAGTAATTCTCCTAAACTTTTCATATAAAACATCCTCCTCATATTTATAACATTTCATTTTGTACTTTTACATGCTTATTTATTTATATACCCCGTATATTAAAACAATACACATAAAAAGATAATTTATTTTTTCTATGTTAGAGTATAATATAGATAGGTCAATAAATAAGATTATGGCATGTTTATACATGGTAAATAAAAAATAAGCTTTATACAGATATATAAATAAGAGACTTAGAGGAGAGATAAAAATTATGGCGAATATAGAACTTATAGCAACTTCTACTTTTGGTTTAGAAGCTGTGGTGAAAAGAGAATTATTAGATCTAGGCTATGATGATTTACAAGTAGAAAATGGTAAAGTTACATTCAAGGGGACTGAGAAGGATATACCAAAAACCAATTTGTGGCTCAGATCAGCAGATCGGGTTCTTTTAAAATTAGGTAAGTTTAAAGCTACTTCCTTTGAAGAATTATTTGAAAAGACTAAGGCTTTACCTTGGGATGAATGGATAACAGAAGATGGAGAATTTACTGTTGAAGGAAAGTCAATTAATTCTAAACTTTATAGTGTTTCAGATTGTCAGGGAATAGTAAAAAAAGCAGTAGTAGAAAAGTTAAAGACTAAATATAATAAAGAGTGGTTTAAAGAAACGGGGCCTAAATTTACAATAGAAGTGTCACTACTGAAAGATATAGCTACTTTAACTATAGATACTAGTGGGTCAGGGCTACATAGAAGAGGTTATAGATTAAACAGTGTAAAAGCCCCTCTTAAGGAAAC from Tissierellales bacterium harbors:
- the tyrS gene encoding tyrosine--tRNA ligase — encoded protein: MTNVFNILKERGYIDQATYEDELKDLLGSEPVTFYIGFDATADSLTLGHFVQIMVMMHMQKAGHKPIALLGGGTTLIGDPSGRTDMRKMLTKETINNNAKKFKKQLSRFIDFNVDKALILNNNDWLTKLNFLDFMREVGVHFSINRMLTFDCYKNRLKEGLTFFEFSYMLMQSYDFLKLYRDHNCRLQLGGSDQWSNILSGYELVRKIEEDKVYAMTFNLLTTAEGKKMGKTEAGTIWLDPEKTSPYEFYQYLRNVDDRDVEKFLAQLTFLPMEEVKSLGSLEGAEINKGKEVLAYEVTKLVHGKEEAIRAQKAAKSLFQGGKDVKDIPTTEFDSYKFENGVGILDLLTEIKLTQSNGEGRRLIKQGGLYIDESRITNPKLTVKTEDFTDNKILIRKGKKVYHQIKIK
- a CDS encoding class II SORL domain-containing protein — protein: MKSLGELLQSGDWKGEKHVPVINAPEKVKKDEPFEIKVSIGDEIPHPNTLEHHISWLRVFYKPEGAKFPVEIGSSNFMAHGENDIYNEPHVVLKTTVDKPGTIYALSYCNIHGLWENSAEVTLED